The genomic segment CTTGCCATGGTTGCATAATCCATCTGTAAGAAATCCTTGATTTCATAATGATGAACTCGCTTTAAGTGACTAAGCTCACGCAGCTGCGTCTGATGAACATATTCTAACAGTTTTCCAGCTACTTGATGTTCTAAGCGAGACAATTCATCCCCTAATAGCTGAACATCTTCAAAAGCAGTTCCCACCTGTGATAATAACAAATTCATTTGATTTGCCAACACTTGGTGCTCTGATTCAGGTAATTCATATCCTAAGACCACTTCACGCGCTCGCAAGTTCCGAATTTCTCCACAGACCATGTTAAAGTCACTAAGACTTGTGACCTGAAATTCACCTGTAACCAAGTCCATGTAAGCCAGCCCATATAAATTTTCTAGTTTATCTAAAGCTACCAAGAAATTATTTTGACTATCTGGTTTTGAAGAATCAACGACTGTCCCCGGTGTGATGACTTGTACCACCTCACGTTTGACTACACCAACTGCTTTTTTAGGATCTTCCACCTGCTCTGCAATCGCTACTTTATAGCCCGATTCAATTAAAACATCAATATACTGTTGCACCGAATGGTAGGGAACTCCTGCCATCGGGATTGGATTTTCCGAATTTTTATTACGGCTAGTCAGAGCAATTTCTAAAATCTGTGCTGCATTGATCGCATCTTCATAGAATAATTCATAAAAATCTCCCATGCGAAATAGCAAAAAAGCATCCGGATAATCTTTTTTTATATCTAAATACTGTTGCATTCCCGGAGATAGTTTTTCTTTTGTCATTCTCAACCTTTCCGTTTATTAAATAGCAATGAGAGTCGGACAGAAATTAAATATTTCGGAGACACTTAATTTCGTCATCCCACTCACACTACATCTTGTCATTAGAACTATATAAATAAAGGAAGCTGAGCGCTTCTATCTCAGCTTCATCATCTTCTCCTCTTAATCCATTTTCTCAAGGAGCTGCTCTTCCATTTGTTTAGCAGCTGCTGTATCACGACAGATCACTAAGAGCGTGTTGGCTCCTGCTACCGTTCCTAAAATCAACTCTCCTTTATTAGCATCCACGAAGTTAGCTAAAATAGAAGCATCTCCTAAGCGTGTATGAAGAACCAAGGAAAATTCAGCCCGAGAAACTCCCTGCAAATGATAAGATAAGAATTCAACCAGATCAATCTTGTTTGTTTCATCCGCTAAAACATAATAAACTTCATGGTTTTTCTTGGCTTTCGTCAAGCCAATTTCTCGTAAATCTCGAGAGAGGGTTGTTTGTGTGACAATAACTCCTTGTACTTTCAAACGATCCTGAATATCTTTCTGTGTGCTTAGTTTCTCTTCCTTAATTATTTTCTTGATCAGTTTATGACGCTCAGTTTTTTTCATTTTATCCTCAACAATGTATATTTATACTCTAAATTATATCAAAAAAATTGAAGATTCGTCAAAAAATATGTTAAAATACTAGTAAAAGACCAAAGGAGAAACCATGAATAATAAACAATTGATTGCAAGCGAATTGGCTAAGGTCATTGACAGCTTAGACCAAGATGCTATTTTTAATTTACTAGAACAACCAAAAAGCTCAGAGTTAGGCGATATTGCCTTTCCTGCCTTCTCTTTAGCAAAAGTAGAACGTAAAGCTCCTCAAATCATTGCTACAGATATTGCAGAAAAGATTGATACGACAAACTTTGAAAAAGTGGTAGCAACAGGTCCTTATGTAAACTTCTTTCTTGATAAATCAAAAATTTCAGCTCAAGTTATTAAAGAAATTGTAAAAGAAGGAAATAACTACGGGCAACAAGATGAGGGGCATGGGGAAAACATCACAATTGACCTCTCCAGTCCTAACATTGCAAAACCCTTTTCAGTTGGTCATTTGCGCTCCACCGTTATCGGAGATGCTCTCTCTAATATTTTCCGTAAACTAGGCTACAACACCATTAAAATCAACCACTTGGGTGACTGGGGTAAACAATTTGGGCTTCTGATGGTCGCTTATAAAAAATGGGGCAGCAAAGAAGCTGTTGAAGCCAGTCCAATTGACGAGTTATTAAAACTCTATGTCCGAATCAATGCGGAAATTGAAACCGATCCTGAACTTGATGACGAAGGACGTCTTTGGTTCAAAAAATTAGAAGACGGTGACCCTGAAGCTACAGAATTATGGCAATGGTTCCGTGATGAAAGTCTGAAAGAATTTAACCGCATCTATAAATTGCTTGGTGTTGAATTTGACAGCCTAGCCGGCGAAGCCTTCTATAATGACAAGATGGACGAAGGAATTAAGCTCCTTGAAGAAAAAGGATTGCTAGAAGAATCTAAAGGAGCAAGCATCGTCAATCTTGATGATGTCAACCTTCCGCCAGCTATGATTAAAAAATCTGATGGTGCGACTCTCTACATTACTCGTGATATTGCTACAGCTATGTACCGCGCCCGTACTTATAACTTCGTCAAAAATGTTTATGCTGTGGGTCAAGAACAAGCGAACCACTTTAGACAATTGAAAGCTGTTTTAAAGAAAATGGGATTCGGCTGGAGCGACGATATGATTCATGTAGACTTTGGTTTGGTGACAAAGAACCGTCAAAAATTGTCTACACGTAAAGGTAATATCATTCTGCTTGAACCAACCCTTCAAGAAGCTATCAGTCGTGCGAAGAACCAAATTGAAGCTAAAAATCCTGATCTTGAAAACAAAGATACTGTTGCTCGTGCTGTCGGTGTGGGAGCTGTCAAATTCTACGATTTAAAAACAGACCGCCGCAACGGTTACGACTTTGATTTGGAAGCAATGGTGTCCTTTGAAGGAGAAACAGGTCCATATATCCAATACGCTTATGCGCGTATCCAATCCATCCTTCGCAAAGCTGATTTTAAGCCAAGTGTTGAAGCAACATATAGCCTTAAAGATGCTGAAAGCTGGGAAATCATTAAACTGCTGCAAGATTTCGCCCGTGTTGTTAAACGTGCAGCTGACAATTATGATCCATCACTCATTGCAAAATATGCTATCAGCCTTGCACAAGCATTCAACAAGTTCTACGCTCATACGCGTATTTTGGACGAAAGTCCTGAACGTGACAGCCGCTTAGCTCTCAGCTATGCAACAGCTGTTGTTCTAAAAGAAGCTCTTCGTCTTCTCGGTGTTGACGCTCCAGAAAAAATGTAATTATTTTAATGGTATCATAAAAGAGTCTGGGACAATAGTCCCTTTGCTACAAAAAAAGCAACGGATTTGCCGTTGCTTTTTGCATGGTTGCGATAGTCTTGGTAAAATAGAATTGCCCAATAAACCATTTAGAAAGGCTATCCCATGCATATTCACTATAACACAAATCAAACAACTTTACCACTAGAAATCAGTTCTTTCTTGCCACAAGACCATCTCGTCTTTACTATTGAAAAAGTGGTGAATGCCTTGGAGGATCGTCACTTCCACACGTTCTATCATAACTTTGGTCGCCCGTCTTATCACCCTAAAATGCTTTTAGCCGCTCTACTATTTGCCTACTCGCAAGGGATTTTCTCTGGACGAAAAATCGAAAAAATGATGATTGAAAATCTGGCTATGCAGTACCTAACAGGACAGTTGGTTGTCAGCTACCGCACTATCAATCGATTTCGAGTCGCTAAAGGGATGGAAGACCTCATTCGTGATCTTTTCATTGACCTCAATCTTCGTTTAAAAATGGAAGAGTTAGTGACCTTAGATTGTCTGTTTATTGACGGGACTAAGATTGAAGCCAACGCTAACAAGTATAGTTTCGTGTGGAAAAAGGCCACAGACAAGTTTTCCGTCAAACTTCAAGAACAGATACAGGTCTATTTTCAAGAAGAAATCACTCCCCTTATCCATCAGGCCATTAGGCTGGACGAAGAAGAACCGATTGCTTCAGAGCAGTTGATTGAATTCGCTCAAGTCCTCGAAGAAGAATTGGAAAAACTGAACCAAGACATTGAGGAGACACCCGTTAAAGGAAAGGATGAACGTAAAACTCAACGTCGGAAACTCAAGAAAGTCCTGCGTAAAGTCAAGGATGATTTTTCAGTACGTGCTGAAAAATATGAAGGCTACCAAGAGACATTTGAAGGGCGTAACAGCTTTTCCAAAACAGATACAGATGCCACTTTTATGCGGATGAAAGAAGACCACATGAAGAATGGTCAACTCAAGGCTGCTTACAATCTTCAAATCGCTACTGAAAATCAATTTGTTCTTCATTATGATGTCTTCTCAAATCCGACAGATACCAAGACTCTCCTGCCATTCCTTGAAACTTATCCACATGACTTGAAGACCGTTGTCGCAGATGCCGGCTATGGAAGTGAAGAGAACCTCCTTCGTTTAGATGAAAATGAGGTGAACCATCTGATTAAATATGCCATGTTTGATCAGGAACAGAAGAAAGGGTATAAACAGTCGGCTAGAAACTTAGCGAATTGGTACTATGATGACAAGGAGGATAGCTACACTCATCCTGATGGCTGGTGCTATCGTTTTCATCATATCAAACATCAGAAAACACAGACGGACTTTCAACAGGAAATCAAGGTTTACTACGCTGATGAACCTAAATCAGCCCCTCAAAAGGGACTATATATCAACGAACGTTATCAACACTTAAAAGCTAAAGAATGCCAAGCGCTTTTATCTCCCGAAGGTAGACAGATTTTCAATCAACGTAAGATTGATGTGGAACCTGTCTTTGGGCAGATAAAGGCTTATTTGGGTTACAAGAGATGTAACCTAAGAGGCAAGCGTCAGGTGAAAATTGACATGGGTTTAGTGCTCATGGCCAATAATCTCCTTAAATACAATAAGAGAACGACTCAAACTTAAAAAGCTAGAGTTCCATAATTGGGAATCTCTAGCTTTTTTGTGACTGAGAACTATTTTGTCTCAGACTCTTTTGTCTTATAGCCCGTATAATTCTTCGATTTTTAGACCAATTCGTTTAATATCTTCATTCAAGCCACGAAGCTCAAATGTATCTAAGACTGGAAAGCCAAATCGTTCTGAATATTGTTTAGCTGTTAAACAATATTGGTTGTTAAAATTACGATTACCACTACCAACAATTCCAAAACAGCGCTTGTAATTCTCTTCAAAAGCGATAAAGTCACCTAAATCATTGGTAAGAATCTCTACATCTCCATTATCCAAACCATTTCCACCTTCTAAGTAGGTTGGTAAAAAGGCTACAAAGGGCTGAGACATGGCGTAAAATGGTCGCTCCTCTTTCACCATATCTTTTATATCCACCTGCTCAATCTCAACATTTTCATGTCGCTCTTGCAAAAAAGTGGACAAACGTTTGATAAAACTCGCTGTGTTCCCACTTAAGCTAATATAAACCAAGGAAATCTTCATATTTTCTCACTTTCTAAAAATAAAACACATCTATCATTCTCTTAAAATTCTAAGCTGATAGATATGTTTTGTCAACTATTGTAATTCTTCTTTTGCTAAGTCTTGTTGCTGCCGTTTCATCTTGAAAAAGACAATAACAAGGAAAAGAATATTAAATGCAAAATAAATAATGGTCAAAACTCTTGTCGATGAGATTGCTGTGGCACGCATCGTTTGATCTTTATAAAGATTGTTGAGTGGCATACCACCGATATAATTGTAAATTGTCCCAATAATTCCTAATAGCACATAAGCAATATAGGCAAAATTAGCGTACAAAATGTTTTTCTTAACAATGAAAACAACAGCAGCTATCAACAACAGAATAGAAAGGATAGTTAATAATTTATGGGGACCATTATGAAGAAAGACAAGACTCTTTTCAGTCACTTTCACTATTTGTTTTACAACTGTTTCAGATAAACCTTTGTAGGAACTTGTATTCGTTATTTTTTCACTGCCAAAAAAAGTTCCTATAAATGTAAACGATGATAAAATGGCTGATAACGTCAGCAATACATATAAATAAATTGGTCGTTTTTTCACAATAAGCCTCCTGCTTAAAAGAGTTTTCAGTTTTATTTATTATAACGTAAGCAGTCAAAAATGGCAACAAAAGTTTCACTAGTGTCAATTATTTTTTTCAAACAAAAGCCCCTCAACTATCAATCAAGGGGCCCATTCGCTATTGAACTAGTTCAAATGCCAAATTTCATCGTTATATTGAGCAATCGTACGGTCAGCAGAGAAGAAGCCTGCTTTTGCAATATTGACAAGAACTTTTTCAAGCCAGACGTCACGGTCTTCATAATCCGCAAACATGCGTTCTTTTGTTTCGATATAATCTTCCAAGTCAAGAAGCGTCATGAACCAGTCTTTATTGATCAATTCATTGTAAAGTCGTTCCAAGCGCTCTTTCTTACCAACTGCAAGAACAGCATCACTGACAATGAAATCAACCAGCGGTTTGATTGCTTTACGAGCATAGAATTCACTTGACTTATAAGCTTCTTTGGCATACAAATCAATAACTGTTTCAGAATCTTCACCGAAGATATAAACGTTGTCATCGCCGACTAATTCATGAATTTCAACATTTGCTCCGTCTGAAGTACCAAGCGTTAAAGCACCATTTAGCATGAATTTCATGTTACCAGTACCTGAAGCTTCTTTAGAAGCAAGGGAGATTTGCTCAGAAATGTCACCGGCTGCAATTAAGAAGCTAGCTGCTGTTACATTATAGTTTTCAACCATAACGACTTGCAAGTATGGAGAAACTTCTGGGTCGTTAGCAATTACTTCTGACAAGCAAAGGATTAAATGAATAATATCTTGCGCAATCGTGTATGCTGGAGCAGCTTTCCCACCAAAGAAGACTGTAATTGGACGCGCAGGAATGTTTCCAGCCTTGATGTCCAAGTATTTGTGAATGACATAAAGAGCATTCATTTGTTGGCGTTTGTACTCGTGAAGGCGTTTGATTTGGATATCAAAGATTGATTCAGGATTGATTTCAACACCTTGGTGTTCTTTCAAGTGACGAGCTAATTTCCGTTTGTTGTGAGCTTTGATTTTTTCAAGTTCGGCTTTCACATCAGCCTTACCAGAAAATTCAAGTAAGTCTTCTAATTTTGAAGCATCATGGTGCCAATCGCGGCCAATCAAGCTATCAATGTAATTTGACAAGCGTGGATTTGCGTGCATGAGCCAGCGACGGAAGGTGATTCCGTTTGTTTTATTGTTGAATTTTTCTGGATAAATGTCGTAAAAGGGCTTGAGTTCTGAGTTTTTCAAGATTTCTGTATGAAGAGCAGCAACCCCATTGACACTATATCCATAGTGAATGTCCATGTGAGCCATGTGTACACGATCATGTTCATCAATAATTTGAACAGCTGGATCTGCGTATTCAGCCTTCACGCGCTTATCCAATTCTTTGATAATTGGAACCAAGTGTGGAACAACTTCTTCCAAGAATTCAAGCGGCCATTTTTCAAGCGCTTCAGCAAGAATGGTATGGTTTGTATAAGCCGTCATATTCTTAACGATATTGATTGCTTCATCAAGAGAAATACCACGTTCTGTCAAAAGACGAATCATCTCTGGAATGACCATAGATGGGTGTGTATCGTTGATTTGGATAACAGCATAGTCAGCCAAGTCATGAAGATTGCTACCTTTTTCAATCGCTTCATCAATAATCAATTGTGCACCATTTGACACCATAAAGTATTGTTGGAAGATACGGAGCAATTCACCTTGCTTATTACTATCATCTGGATAAAGGAATAGAGTCAAATTACGAGCAATATCTGTCTTATCAAAGTCAATCCCATCTTCAATGATACTTGCATCTACTGAGTCAAGGTCGAACAGACGAAGGCGGTTTTTAGTAGCCGTCTTGTAACCAGGCACATCAATATCATAAAGAGTTGATGTTAATGTAAAATTAGCAAATGGTACTTGATAGCTACGGCTTGATTTTACCAACCAATTTTGTTCAGTTAGCCAGAAGTTTGGAACTGTTGTTTGCTCATTATTTTTCAAGACTTGTTGGAACAAACCAAAGTGATAATTTAGTCCAACACCATCTCCATTCAAACCAAGAGTCGCAATTGAATCAAGGAAACAAGCAGCCAGACGTCCCAAACCGCCATTTCCAAGTGAAGGTTCTAATTCTACTTCTTCAACTTCAATTAGATCTTTACCAGCGTCTGCTAACTCTTTTTTAACATTGTCATAAAGGCCAAGGTTAATTAGGTTGTTTGACAAAAGTTTCCCAATCAAAAACTCGGCAGAAATATAGTAAAGCTTCTTTTTACCAGTATTAACTGACTTTTGTGCACTAGCTAATTTTGTATAGTTTAAAAGGGCAATATACAATTCTTCATTGCTACATTCAGCAATTCCTTTTTGATAATTTTTCTTAATATATTCTTGTAAGTTTGACATTTTTTCTCCTAGACTAGAAAACAAACACTAGAGTTCATTTTCATGATTTAATAATTTTTTATTTACACGACGATATGTTTTCGTCAAGCTATATAACTCTGCTTCAACCACAGGATTCAATTCATCTGCTGTCATACGCCAGGACCAATTTCCACCAATAGTTGATGGATAGTTCATGCGAGCTGAACCGTCTAATTCAAGTAAATCTTGCATGGTTGCAATTGCCATAAAGCTGACAGAAGCAAAGATAGTCCGTAACATTGCATGAGGTACTGTTTCATATTCCTTACGATTGGTGTATTGAGCCATATATTCACGTGTAGCATCATCAATTTCATCGCGATACCAACCAAGAACAGTATTATTATCGTGCGTACCTGTATACATGACAGAATTGTTAGGTGCTAAGTGTGGACTATCAATGCTTTCGCTGTCTGGATTAAAAGCAAATTGAGTCACTTTCATACCAGGGAAGCCTGTCTTTTCACGTAAAGCAATCACT from the Streptococcus constellatus subsp. constellatus genome contains:
- the argR gene encoding arginine repressor; this encodes MKKTERHKLIKKIIKEEKLSTQKDIQDRLKVQGVIVTQTTLSRDLREIGLTKAKKNHEVYYVLADETNKIDLVEFLSYHLQGVSRAEFSLVLHTRLGDASILANFVDANKGELILGTVAGANTLLVICRDTAAAKQMEEQLLEKMD
- a CDS encoding ABC transporter permease, yielding MKKRPIYLYVLLTLSAILSSFTFIGTFFGSEKITNTSSYKGLSETVVKQIVKVTEKSLVFLHNGPHKLLTILSILLLIAAVVFIVKKNILYANFAYIAYVLLGIIGTIYNYIGGMPLNNLYKDQTMRATAISSTRVLTIIYFAFNILFLVIVFFKMKRQQQDLAKEELQ
- the nrdI gene encoding class Ib ribonucleoside-diphosphate reductase assembly flavoprotein NrdI — encoded protein: MKISLVYISLSGNTASFIKRLSTFLQERHENVEIEQVDIKDMVKEERPFYAMSQPFVAFLPTYLEGGNGLDNGDVEILTNDLGDFIAFEENYKRCFGIVGSGNRNFNNQYCLTAKQYSERFGFPVLDTFELRGLNEDIKRIGLKIEELYGL
- the glgP gene encoding glycogen/starch/alpha-glucan family phosphorylase, giving the protein MSNLQEYIKKNYQKGIAECSNEELYIALLNYTKLASAQKSVNTGKKKLYYISAEFLIGKLLSNNLINLGLYDNVKKELADAGKDLIEVEEVELEPSLGNGGLGRLAACFLDSIATLGLNGDGVGLNYHFGLFQQVLKNNEQTTVPNFWLTEQNWLVKSSRSYQVPFANFTLTSTLYDIDVPGYKTATKNRLRLFDLDSVDASIIEDGIDFDKTDIARNLTLFLYPDDSNKQGELLRIFQQYFMVSNGAQLIIDEAIEKGSNLHDLADYAVIQINDTHPSMVIPEMIRLLTERGISLDEAINIVKNMTAYTNHTILAEALEKWPLEFLEEVVPHLVPIIKELDKRVKAEYADPAVQIIDEHDRVHMAHMDIHYGYSVNGVAALHTEILKNSELKPFYDIYPEKFNNKTNGITFRRWLMHANPRLSNYIDSLIGRDWHHDASKLEDLLEFSGKADVKAELEKIKAHNKRKLARHLKEHQGVEINPESIFDIQIKRLHEYKRQQMNALYVIHKYLDIKAGNIPARPITVFFGGKAAPAYTIAQDIIHLILCLSEVIANDPEVSPYLQVVMVENYNVTAASFLIAAGDISEQISLASKEASGTGNMKFMLNGALTLGTSDGANVEIHELVGDDNVYIFGEDSETVIDLYAKEAYKSSEFYARKAIKPLVDFIVSDAVLAVGKKERLERLYNELINKDWFMTLLDLEDYIETKERMFADYEDRDVWLEKVLVNIAKAGFFSADRTIAQYNDEIWHLN
- a CDS encoding IS1182 family transposase, producing the protein MHIHYNTNQTTLPLEISSFLPQDHLVFTIEKVVNALEDRHFHTFYHNFGRPSYHPKMLLAALLFAYSQGIFSGRKIEKMMIENLAMQYLTGQLVVSYRTINRFRVAKGMEDLIRDLFIDLNLRLKMEELVTLDCLFIDGTKIEANANKYSFVWKKATDKFSVKLQEQIQVYFQEEITPLIHQAIRLDEEEPIASEQLIEFAQVLEEELEKLNQDIEETPVKGKDERKTQRRKLKKVLRKVKDDFSVRAEKYEGYQETFEGRNSFSKTDTDATFMRMKEDHMKNGQLKAAYNLQIATENQFVLHYDVFSNPTDTKTLLPFLETYPHDLKTVVADAGYGSEENLLRLDENEVNHLIKYAMFDQEQKKGYKQSARNLANWYYDDKEDSYTHPDGWCYRFHHIKHQKTQTDFQQEIKVYYADEPKSAPQKGLYINERYQHLKAKECQALLSPEGRQIFNQRKIDVEPVFGQIKAYLGYKRCNLRGKRQVKIDMGLVLMANNLLKYNKRTTQT
- the argS gene encoding arginine--tRNA ligase — translated: MNNKQLIASELAKVIDSLDQDAIFNLLEQPKSSELGDIAFPAFSLAKVERKAPQIIATDIAEKIDTTNFEKVVATGPYVNFFLDKSKISAQVIKEIVKEGNNYGQQDEGHGENITIDLSSPNIAKPFSVGHLRSTVIGDALSNIFRKLGYNTIKINHLGDWGKQFGLLMVAYKKWGSKEAVEASPIDELLKLYVRINAEIETDPELDDEGRLWFKKLEDGDPEATELWQWFRDESLKEFNRIYKLLGVEFDSLAGEAFYNDKMDEGIKLLEEKGLLEESKGASIVNLDDVNLPPAMIKKSDGATLYITRDIATAMYRARTYNFVKNVYAVGQEQANHFRQLKAVLKKMGFGWSDDMIHVDFGLVTKNRQKLSTRKGNIILLEPTLQEAISRAKNQIEAKNPDLENKDTVARAVGVGAVKFYDLKTDRRNGYDFDLEAMVSFEGETGPYIQYAYARIQSILRKADFKPSVEATYSLKDAESWEIIKLLQDFARVVKRAADNYDPSLIAKYAISLAQAFNKFYAHTRILDESPERDSRLALSYATAVVLKEALRLLGVDAPEKM